From a single Rosa rugosa chromosome 7, drRosRugo1.1, whole genome shotgun sequence genomic region:
- the LOC133722713 gene encoding F-box/kelch-repeat protein At3g23880-like: MAELSKFAEEIMVEILSRLPPKSLMRFKCVRKSWQCLINNSDFAARHLSITKNNKHPSSITIAFTRRVLEDINSSKKRILLSLFDVSHCNDGDDELDPIVEDIHSPVSAGLVDWQRFRVNISTHCDGILCLTDGGKYIVLCNPAIKEFKLLPVPSSNSISYGEGFGYDLKSKDYKVVRILSNGREEYMDGMHKRVVIRPPTVEVYSLLTNSWKEIKIDNLITKTTIYWPQSYVSVYHKGILYWCGHEELRRKNFIVSDYSEDEEDDEGEMKDSIISFDIGDEAFYVISFPGDCRLYGCGLGLWKESIALCTSGPWSPDPSTKETLEIWLMDDLGGGEGSWTKYLTFEPVVAHIIGQLGLFWDNKQLVAIFKTNCAVIFYEVCTNKFKCLPLNTEILDYSQAVECTRSIVSIK, translated from the coding sequence ATGGCAGAGCTTTCCAAGTTTGCCGAAGAGATTATGGTGGAAATCCTGTCAAGGCTCCCTCCAAAATCTCTGATGCGATTCAAGTGCGTCCGTAAATCCTGGCAATGTTTGATCAATAACTCCGACTTCGCAGCCAGACACCTCTCCATTACCAAGAACAACAAACATCCATCCTCCATTACAATAGCTTTCACCCGTCGTGTCCTTGAAGACATCAACTCTAGCAAGAAGAGAATTTTATTGTCGTTATTCGATGTTTCCCATTGtaatgatggtgatgatgaactTGATCCTATTGTCGAGGATATCCACAGTCCGGTATCTGCCGGTTTGGTAGATTGGCAACGTTTCCGTGTAAATATTTCAACTCACTGTGATGGAATACTATGTCTAACTGATGGTGGAAAATACATTGTTTTATGCAATCCAGCAATCAAGGAGTTCAAGCTTTTGCCCGTGCCTTCTTCGAATTCTATTTCATATGGTGAGGGATTTGGTTATGATCTCAAATCGAAAGATTACAAAGTTGTTCGAATTTTATCTAATGGGCGGGAAGAGTATATGGATGGTATGCATAAGCGTGTTGTTATTCGTCCTCCCACAGTAGAAGTATACAGCCTCCTTACAAATTCTTGGAAAGAAATCAAGATTGATAATTTAATAACGAAAACTACGATCTATTGGCCCCAGTCATATGTTTCCGTATACCACAAGGGTATTCTTTATTGGTGTGGACATGAAGAACTCCGACGAAAGAATTTCATTGTCAGCGACTAttcagaagatgaagaggatgatgaaggtgagatgaaaGATAGCATTATTTCGTTTGATATAGGGGACGAGGCATTTTATGTTATATCGTTCCCAGGTGATTGTCGTTTATATGGTTGTGGGCTTGGATTATGGAAAGAATCAATTGCTCTTTGTACTTCTGGTCCTTGGAGTCCTGATCCATCAACGAAGGAGACTCTGGAGATATGGTTGATGGATGACCTTGGTGGTGGTGAGGGTTCTTGGACAAAGTACTTGACCTTTGAGCCGGTAGTAGCTCACATTATAGGTCAATTAGGATTATTTTGGGACAATAAGCAATTAGTTGCTATTTTCAAGACCAACTGTGCAGTAATCTTTTATGAAGTTTGTACCAACAAGTTTAAATGTCTTCCTCTGAACACCGAGATTCTGGATTACTCTCAAGCTGTTGAATGTACGAGAAGTATAGTTTCCATCAAATGA